The region atTTGGTTAGAACAGGTTTTATTACAGCCTACGGTCAATTGGTCTTCCAAGTGTCCTTTGCGTTTGTTCCCAAACCTATATTTAACCAAATAACATACTAAACCATCTTCGGAataactgtaaacacacacaaagcGCTCCTCTGGCTTTGTTCATTCTCATCCAATTTCCCTGCCTCCTCATTGGGGCTAAGAGGATGCGGTGACTTCTGATTGGGTGAAAGTTTTCCTCTGGCTTTAGCACTTGTGGAGTCGCCCACACCCCACTCAAAATATATCCGTGGTCCAGACGCTCTATGCTACCAGTTGTTTTTACAGCCAGTCAGTAACATACTGACTAAAATAAATCCTTTTTGTAGACTATTTGTAGCAACTTCCTAACTGAAGATCATATATCCTAAAGCGCAGCATCCAGATTGAGACGCGTTGTTAAACACAGAGgacaaatattattatttttaaatccgTTAAAAAGGAGCGAAGATGGTGTCCGCTGGACTGGAGATCCTTGGACTGGGACTGTGCGTCATTGGTTCGCTCCTGGTGATGGTCGTTTGCGGGCTGCCCATGTGGAAGGTGACGGCGTTCATCGAGGCCAACATTGTGGTGGCTCAGACCATCTGGGATGGGCTCTGGATGTCCTGTGTGGTGCAGAGCACGGGCCAGATGCAGTGCAAGGTGCACGACTCGGTCCTTGCACTCGGCCACGACCTGCAGGCGGCGCGAGCCCTGACCGTCATCGCATGTGTGTTTGGCGTGCTGGGGCTAATGGTGGTGATCGCCGGGGCGCAGTGCACCAATTGCATCAATGACGAGAACGTCAAAGCCCGGGTGGTGAACGCCGGAGGGGTTATCTACATAATCAGTGGCTTGTTTGTTTTAGTCCC is a window of Oncorhynchus kisutch isolate 150728-3 linkage group LG3, Okis_V2, whole genome shotgun sequence DNA encoding:
- the LOC109881304 gene encoding claudin-4-like; translation: MVSAGLEILGLGLCVIGSLLVMVVCGLPMWKVTAFIEANIVVAQTIWDGLWMSCVVQSTGQMQCKVHDSVLALGHDLQAARALTVIACVFGVLGLMVVIAGAQCTNCINDENVKARVVNAGGVIYIISGLFVLVPLCWMANNIISDFYNPQVPASKKREIGAALYIGWAATALLLIGGALLCCSCPSNGNSGYSAKYAPTKRATPNGTVDYDKRNYV